One part of the Xiphophorus maculatus strain JP 163 A chromosome 1, X_maculatus-5.0-male, whole genome shotgun sequence genome encodes these proteins:
- the LOC102229111 gene encoding opsin-5-like isoform X2, which yields MGNASDAASLFASSISKEQDILMGSVYSLFCILSLIGNCLLLLVAFHKRSTLKPAEFFIINLSISDLGMTLSLFPLAIPSAFSHRWLFGEITCQLYAMCGVLFGLCSLTNLTALSLVCCLKVCFPTYGNKFSPSHSRLLVAGVWCYSSVFAVGPLAQWGHYSAEPYGTACCIDWHAPNQELSALTYIVCLFVFCYALPCTIIFLSYSFILLTVRGSRQAVQQHVSPQTKTTNAHALIVKLSIAVCIGFLGAWTPYAAVAMWAAFGDATTVPPVAFALAAVLAKSSTIYNPMVYLLCKPNFRECLCRDTSTLRQMMHRGSPQPQERFSFTPQRNKDTSASTRFSNGQQDSYGACLNCTENAALQNTACVLTGSSYTEVTVSQLSAKPGTDFI from the exons ATGGGAAATGCTTCAGATGCAGCCTCTTTGTTTGCCTCGAGCATCTCGAAGGAGCAAGACATCCTCATGGGTTCCGTCTACAGCTTGTTTT gTATCCTGTCCCTCATAGGCAACTGCCttctgctgcttgttgcttttCACAAGAGATCAACTTTGAAACCAGCAGAGTTCTTCATCATCAACCTCTCCATCAGCGACCTTGGGATGACGCTGTCTCTGTTTCCACTGGCAATACCGTCGGCCTTTTCGCACAG GTGGCTTTTTGGAGAAATTACCTGCCAGCTTTATGCCATGTGTGGAGTGTTGTTTGGTCTCTGCAGCCTGACAAACCTCACTGCCCTCTCCTTGGTGTGTTGCCTTAAAGTCTGCTTTCCTACTTATG GGAACAAGTTCTCGCCCTCACACTCCCGCCTCCTGGTGGCCGGAGTGTGGTGCTACTCATCTGTGTTTGCCGTGGGGCCCCTGGCACAGTGGGGGCATTACAGTGCTGAACCTTACGGCACGGCCTGCTGCATTGACTGGCACGCACCCAACCAGGAGCTTTCAGCTTTGACATACATAGTCtgcctttttgtcttttgctaTGCACTGCCCTGCAccatcatcttcctctcctATAGTTTCATTCTGCTGACCGTGCGGGGATCGCGTCAGGCGGTTCAGCAGCATGTGTCACCCCAGACCAAGACCACCAATGCACACGCTCTCATAGTGAAG CTGTCCATAGCAGTGTGCATTGGTTTTCTGGGAGCCTGGACCCCTTACGCTGCCGTGGCAATGTGGGCTGCTTTCGGAGACGCCACAACCGTCCCTCCTGTTGCGTTCGCCCTGGCCGCAGTGTTGGCCAAGTCTTCCACCATCTACAACCCAATGGTCTACCTGCTGTGCAAGCCCAATTTCCGCGAGTGTTTATGTAGAGACACGTCTACACTGCGACAGATGATGCACAGGGGTAGTCCACAGCCGCAGGAGCGATTCAGCTTCACTCCACAGCGCAACAAGGACACGAGTGCCTCCACAAGGTTCTCAAATGGTCAGCAGGATAGCTACGGGGCATGTCTGAACTGCACCGAGAACGCAGCGCTGCAGAATACCGCCTGCGTCCTGACGGGATCCTCCTACACCGAGGTGACAGTTAGTCAGCTCTCAGCCAAACCAGGAACAGATTTCATCTAA
- the LOC102229111 gene encoding opsin-5-like isoform X1 — MKRRAAGSHRMVHAWCHHLEMGNASDAASLFASSISKEQDILMGSVYSLFCILSLIGNCLLLLVAFHKRSTLKPAEFFIINLSISDLGMTLSLFPLAIPSAFSHRWLFGEITCQLYAMCGVLFGLCSLTNLTALSLVCCLKVCFPTYGNKFSPSHSRLLVAGVWCYSSVFAVGPLAQWGHYSAEPYGTACCIDWHAPNQELSALTYIVCLFVFCYALPCTIIFLSYSFILLTVRGSRQAVQQHVSPQTKTTNAHALIVKLSIAVCIGFLGAWTPYAAVAMWAAFGDATTVPPVAFALAAVLAKSSTIYNPMVYLLCKPNFRECLCRDTSTLRQMMHRGSPQPQERFSFTPQRNKDTSASTRFSNGQQDSYGACLNCTENAALQNTACVLTGSSYTEVTVSQLSAKPGTDFI; from the exons ATGGGAAATGCTTCAGATGCAGCCTCTTTGTTTGCCTCGAGCATCTCGAAGGAGCAAGACATCCTCATGGGTTCCGTCTACAGCTTGTTTT gTATCCTGTCCCTCATAGGCAACTGCCttctgctgcttgttgcttttCACAAGAGATCAACTTTGAAACCAGCAGAGTTCTTCATCATCAACCTCTCCATCAGCGACCTTGGGATGACGCTGTCTCTGTTTCCACTGGCAATACCGTCGGCCTTTTCGCACAG GTGGCTTTTTGGAGAAATTACCTGCCAGCTTTATGCCATGTGTGGAGTGTTGTTTGGTCTCTGCAGCCTGACAAACCTCACTGCCCTCTCCTTGGTGTGTTGCCTTAAAGTCTGCTTTCCTACTTATG GGAACAAGTTCTCGCCCTCACACTCCCGCCTCCTGGTGGCCGGAGTGTGGTGCTACTCATCTGTGTTTGCCGTGGGGCCCCTGGCACAGTGGGGGCATTACAGTGCTGAACCTTACGGCACGGCCTGCTGCATTGACTGGCACGCACCCAACCAGGAGCTTTCAGCTTTGACATACATAGTCtgcctttttgtcttttgctaTGCACTGCCCTGCAccatcatcttcctctcctATAGTTTCATTCTGCTGACCGTGCGGGGATCGCGTCAGGCGGTTCAGCAGCATGTGTCACCCCAGACCAAGACCACCAATGCACACGCTCTCATAGTGAAG CTGTCCATAGCAGTGTGCATTGGTTTTCTGGGAGCCTGGACCCCTTACGCTGCCGTGGCAATGTGGGCTGCTTTCGGAGACGCCACAACCGTCCCTCCTGTTGCGTTCGCCCTGGCCGCAGTGTTGGCCAAGTCTTCCACCATCTACAACCCAATGGTCTACCTGCTGTGCAAGCCCAATTTCCGCGAGTGTTTATGTAGAGACACGTCTACACTGCGACAGATGATGCACAGGGGTAGTCCACAGCCGCAGGAGCGATTCAGCTTCACTCCACAGCGCAACAAGGACACGAGTGCCTCCACAAGGTTCTCAAATGGTCAGCAGGATAGCTACGGGGCATGTCTGAACTGCACCGAGAACGCAGCGCTGCAGAATACCGCCTGCGTCCTGACGGGATCCTCCTACACCGAGGTGACAGTTAGTCAGCTCTCAGCCAAACCAGGAACAGATTTCATCTAA